The following are from one region of the Bacteroidota bacterium genome:
- the floA gene encoding flotillin-like protein FloA (flotillin-like protein involved in membrane lipid rafts) produces MATPAFFIISVIGGLVLLFMFFYFVPVNLWITAVFSNVRIGILDLVTMRLRKVPPSIIVNALITSSKAGLDITCNELETHFLAGGNVNNVIKAMISADKANIPMSFKMATAIDLAGRDVADAVQLSVNPRVIDTPPVSAVAKNGIQLIVKARVTVRTNINQLVGGAGEETILARVGEGIVTNIGSTDDHKLVLENPDQISKTVLAKGLDAGTAFEILSIDIADIDVGDNIGAKLQQDQAAADLKVAQAKAEERRAMAVATEQEMKAKAQEARARVIDAEAQIPLAIAEAFKNGSLGVMDYYRMLNMQADTNMRDSLGKTDKDNKK; encoded by the coding sequence ATGGCCACACCCGCATTCTTTATTATTTCGGTAATAGGAGGTTTAGTCCTCCTGTTCATGTTCTTCTATTTTGTACCGGTCAATCTATGGATTACCGCTGTGTTTAGTAATGTACGCATAGGCATTCTTGATTTAGTTACCATGCGATTACGAAAAGTACCACCTTCCATCATTGTAAATGCACTTATTACCAGCAGTAAGGCAGGTCTCGATATTACCTGTAATGAGTTGGAAACGCACTTCCTTGCCGGAGGTAATGTAAACAATGTGATTAAGGCCATGATTAGTGCCGACAAGGCGAATATACCCATGAGCTTTAAAATGGCAACTGCCATTGATTTGGCTGGTCGTGATGTTGCCGATGCCGTTCAGTTAAGTGTTAATCCACGTGTAATTGATACCCCACCTGTTAGTGCGGTTGCAAAAAATGGAATACAACTAATAGTAAAAGCTCGTGTAACTGTGCGCACTAACATTAATCAGTTGGTTGGTGGAGCAGGCGAAGAAACTATACTTGCCCGTGTAGGCGAAGGCATCGTAACTAATATAGGTAGTACCGATGATCATAAATTAGTTTTAGAAAATCCGGATCAGATATCGAAAACAGTTCTTGCCAAAGGGTTGGATGCAGGTACTGCATTTGAAATTCTGTCTATAGATATTGCCGACATTGATGTTGGTGATAATATTGGTGCCAAGTTACAACAAGATCAGGCAGCGGCAGATTTAAAAGTTGCGCAAGCAAAAGCTGAAGAGCGCAGGGCAATGGCTGTAGCAACCGAGCAGGAAATGAAAGCAAAGGCGCAGGAAGCCCGCGCCCGTGTGATTGATGCAGAAGCACAGATTCCGCTTGCCATAGCCGAAGCATTTAAAAATGGCAGCCTCGGTGTAATGGACTATTACCGCATGCTAAACATGCAAGCCGATACAAACATGCGCGATTCCCTAGGCAAAACGGATAAGGACAATAAAAAATAA
- the lpxB gene encoding lipid-A-disaccharide synthase has translation MKFYIIAGEASGDLHGSNLIKALKHKFPTANFRSWGGDLMQEQGATIVKHYRELAFMGFAEVLFNIRTILNNLSFCKEDIAAYQPDCVIFIDYPGFNMRIAEFVHDQGIKSIYYIAPQVWAWKKSRVHKLKRTIDKMLVILPFEKAFYAKYNVEACFVGHPLLDAVQQYRSQQKSSLQVDKPVIALLPGSRKQEINAMLPLMLRMPAEFPDYKFVLAAAPSIDDSFYASIINNASVEIVRNKTYDVLNIAHAAIVASGTATLETALFRVPQVVCYKGNWVSIQIAKRLVDIKYISLVNLIADKKIVTELIQEDFNFERLRSETEKIIAGNGRQQMIADYDQLITLLGNSGASDKAATEIANFMI, from the coding sequence ATGAAGTTTTATATCATAGCAGGAGAGGCTTCGGGCGATTTGCACGGTAGTAACCTTATCAAAGCTTTAAAGCATAAATTTCCAACAGCTAATTTTAGAAGTTGGGGAGGCGATTTAATGCAAGAACAAGGAGCTACCATTGTAAAACATTACCGCGAACTTGCCTTTATGGGTTTTGCCGAAGTGTTGTTTAACATTCGTACCATTCTTAATAATCTCTCTTTTTGCAAAGAAGATATTGCTGCTTATCAACCTGACTGTGTCATCTTTATTGATTATCCTGGCTTTAATATGCGAATTGCCGAATTTGTGCATGATCAAGGCATTAAATCCATTTACTACATAGCGCCTCAGGTTTGGGCATGGAAAAAATCGCGCGTTCATAAATTAAAACGTACCATTGATAAGATGCTGGTTATCCTTCCATTCGAAAAGGCCTTTTATGCAAAATACAATGTGGAGGCGTGTTTTGTTGGACACCCGTTGCTTGATGCAGTGCAACAATATCGATCGCAACAAAAATCAAGTTTGCAGGTTGACAAACCGGTGATTGCGCTATTACCCGGAAGCAGAAAACAAGAAATAAATGCAATGTTGCCTTTAATGCTGCGTATGCCGGCAGAATTTCCTGATTATAAATTTGTTCTTGCTGCTGCACCTTCTATAGATGATTCTTTTTATGCTTCCATTATAAACAACGCCAGTGTAGAAATAGTGCGCAATAAAACATACGATGTGCTTAACATAGCACATGCTGCCATAGTTGCCAGTGGCACCGCAACCCTTGAAACAGCGCTATTCCGTGTACCGCAAGTTGTTTGTTATAAAGGCAATTGGGTAAGCATACAAATTGCAAAACGCCTGGTTGATATTAAATACATATCGCTTGTAAATCTGATAGCAGATAAAAAGATTGTAACCGAGCTTATACAAGAAGATTTTAATTTTGAAAGATTAAGAAGCGAAACAGAAAAAATTATTGCAGGCAACGGACGCCAACAAATGATTGCTGACTACGACCAGCTCATTACCCTACTTGGTAACAGTGGCGCAAGCGATAAGGCTGCTACTGAAATTGCAAATTTCATGATTTAG
- a CDS encoding DNRLRE domain-containing protein translates to MKFLTAFILVSGNLICSIGMAQMGNFVDSIVGQFGSASYKQYNIGIATPTTADSAQLEIVSEAWTCFPVICNFRSIIWFDVSKFSQSLFLDSAKLMLTPTLNNINGIPGTPMYGTANASEVYLNISPIPGIVTWNNQPQVDLGNVSIIKATNSNSITDIDITIFVEKWIKGLRPNYGITMRLQNEIHYNSMIFHSGKSTIQNAPKLKIYYHTNDSGIAQTPNTTTYIGYNYTDDGFTIFFNDDIGSLAENIEVEIFDDIARLVYAQPYNFRASNQLSLSANKINMAAGNYFVRLGNEKYQKVLRLLVN, encoded by the coding sequence ATGAAATTTCTAACAGCATTCATACTAGTTTCAGGTAATTTGATTTGCTCAATTGGCATGGCCCAAATGGGCAATTTTGTTGATAGTATTGTTGGACAGTTTGGCTCAGCATCATATAAGCAATATAATATAGGAATAGCCACTCCTACAACAGCGGATAGTGCGCAACTCGAAATAGTTTCAGAAGCTTGGACATGTTTTCCTGTTATTTGTAATTTTAGGAGTATTATTTGGTTTGATGTTTCAAAATTTTCTCAAAGCTTGTTTTTGGATAGTGCGAAGTTGATGCTGACACCAACGCTTAATAACATTAATGGAATTCCCGGCACACCAATGTATGGCACTGCAAATGCATCTGAGGTTTATTTAAATATTTCGCCAATCCCTGGAATTGTTACCTGGAATAATCAACCTCAAGTTGATTTGGGAAATGTTTCAATCATTAAAGCAACTAACAGTAATTCAATAACTGACATTGATATTACTATTTTTGTTGAGAAATGGATAAAAGGACTTAGGCCAAACTATGGAATCACTATGAGACTCCAAAATGAGATTCACTATAATTCTATGATTTTTCATTCTGGTAAATCAACAATACAAAACGCTCCCAAGTTAAAAATATACTATCACACAAACGACTCTGGTATTGCACAAACTCCAAACACCACCACATACATTGGTTACAATTATACCGATGATGGGTTTACAATTTTTTTTAACGATGACATAGGTTCCTTAGCCGAAAATATAGAGGTAGAAATATTTGATGACATCGCTCGCTTGGTATATGCTCAACCTTATAACTTCAGAGCATCCAATCAATTAAGCCTTTCGGCCAATAAAATTAACATGGCTGCGGGTAATTACTTTGTACGGTTAGGTAATGAAAAGTATCAAAAGGTATTGCGATTATTGGTCAATTGA
- a CDS encoding T9SS type A sorting domain-containing protein: protein MKKALFAFYSFMLICMFANGQFQIGHTAINFVDSSRNNRVIPTEIYYPAVVAGENVPVAGSEKFPLVVFGHGYLTIFSAYQNIWEALVLQGYIVALPRTEGSLFPSHLQFGNDLAFLPKAFNELNATSTSLFFKRYSEKVCVAGHSMGAGATFLASAGNNAITALAVLAPAETNPSAVAACNGIAIPCLIFAGSNDCITPPSTTSQVMYDSLDSQCKTYLNINGASHCQFANYNFNCSFGETTCITPPTITRAVQHTTVNKYLIPYLNYFLKNNCQSWFNMQDSLSTATEVIWQQACLPQVNCTAPINRTTKNITSTSAKLQWLKPTCCHTIELRYKLSTAQAYSWTNVIGAVSSYSLTGLQPATGYTWQVRTVCDDDATVKSPWSAKRTFTTASNRIGDEGTDDVAEQSEEIVISPNPGNGKFIVSCENYTGYSIKFVVYNFAGRKMLQKTEPVLNHNFEVEMDMTMHPKGIYILQIFTPDEIVTRRLVIE, encoded by the coding sequence ATGAAAAAGGCACTGTTTGCTTTCTATAGTTTTATGCTCATTTGCATGTTTGCAAATGGACAATTCCAAATTGGACATACTGCAATAAATTTTGTTGATAGCAGCCGTAACAATCGGGTTATACCAACCGAAATTTATTACCCCGCAGTTGTTGCTGGCGAAAATGTTCCTGTGGCAGGAAGCGAAAAGTTTCCATTGGTTGTGTTTGGTCATGGGTACTTGACTATTTTCTCTGCTTATCAGAATATTTGGGAGGCATTAGTCTTGCAAGGTTACATAGTAGCATTGCCCCGAACCGAAGGCTCTCTCTTCCCATCTCATTTGCAATTTGGAAACGACCTTGCTTTTTTACCCAAGGCATTTAATGAACTAAATGCAACCTCCACGAGTTTGTTCTTTAAAAGGTACTCCGAAAAAGTGTGTGTTGCCGGACATAGTATGGGCGCAGGTGCCACCTTCTTAGCATCTGCCGGCAACAATGCTATAACAGCGCTAGCGGTTTTGGCACCTGCCGAAACCAATCCTTCGGCTGTGGCAGCTTGTAACGGTATAGCTATACCATGCTTGATATTTGCCGGTAGCAATGATTGCATTACCCCACCATCCACAACCTCTCAAGTAATGTATGACTCACTCGATAGTCAATGCAAAACATACTTAAACATTAATGGAGCAAGTCATTGTCAGTTTGCCAATTATAACTTCAACTGTTCGTTTGGAGAAACAACATGCATAACCCCGCCAACCATAACAAGAGCAGTGCAGCATACCACCGTTAATAAATACCTGATTCCCTATTTAAATTATTTCTTAAAAAATAATTGTCAATCCTGGTTTAACATGCAGGACTCGCTATCAACTGCCACCGAAGTTATCTGGCAACAGGCATGCCTGCCCCAGGTTAATTGCACCGCTCCAATTAACCGTACTACCAAAAATATTACTTCCACCTCTGCCAAACTACAGTGGTTAAAGCCAACATGTTGCCATACAATTGAACTGCGCTATAAGCTATCAACTGCTCAGGCATATTCATGGACCAATGTTATAGGTGCTGTTTCTTCTTATTCACTTACCGGCTTGCAGCCGGCTACCGGTTACACATGGCAAGTACGCACAGTGTGCGATGATGATGCTACGGTAAAGTCGCCCTGGAGCGCAAAGCGAACCTTTACAACAGCTAGCAACCGAATAGGCGATGAGGGTACTGATGATGTTGCTGAGCAGTCTGAGGAGATAGTCATTTCTCCCAACCCCGGTAATGGTAAGTTTATCGTATCGTGCGAAAATTATACGGGCTACTCTATAAAATTTGTAGTGTACAATTTTGCAGGTCGAAAAATGTTGCAAAAAACAGAACCCGTATTAAATCATAATTTTGAAGTTGAAATGGATATGACCATGCACCCAAAGGGCATCTACATATTACAGATTTTTACACCGGATGAGATTGTAACAAGAAGGTTGGTGATAGAGTGA
- a CDS encoding MerR family transcriptional regulator, with protein MSTFSIKDIETLTGIKSHTIRIWEQRYELLQPKRTDTNIRYYDDDDLKFLLNVSLLNRNGVKISKIAGLSLIDLEKLVGEITSDSSDISIQIHKLTAATLNLDEHEFTLIINNHCSLNGFEYTMYNLIFPFMSHLGVMWQSGTVNPAFEHFITNIIRARLVVMTEMLGARPSSSSIKKAILFCPEGEYHEIGLLFANYMLRNYGFHTLYLGQNIPVRDVEVIAASFNPSLIFVSFTSSNNAKTLRKNIEALENFKANVPLLLSGRMISAQLMQIPIQASVINNLQDFYQTIEKV; from the coding sequence ATGAGCACTTTTAGTATAAAAGATATAGAGACCCTTACGGGAATAAAATCTCACACCATAAGAATTTGGGAACAGCGATATGAATTGCTACAACCCAAGCGGACTGATACCAATATCAGATATTATGATGATGATGACTTAAAATTCTTATTGAATGTTTCTTTGTTGAACCGCAATGGGGTAAAAATTTCTAAGATAGCTGGACTTAGTCTAATTGACCTTGAAAAGTTAGTAGGAGAAATCACCAGCGATTCAAGTGATATTTCTATTCAAATTCATAAGCTTACTGCTGCAACGCTTAATCTTGATGAGCATGAATTTACATTAATCATTAATAATCACTGTAGCCTCAATGGATTCGAATATACTATGTATAATCTTATATTCCCATTCATGTCGCATCTTGGTGTTATGTGGCAATCAGGTACTGTAAATCCTGCATTCGAGCATTTTATTACCAACATTATAAGGGCACGTCTGGTTGTAATGACGGAGATGCTTGGAGCACGTCCCTCTTCATCAAGCATCAAAAAAGCAATCTTGTTTTGTCCCGAAGGAGAGTATCACGAAATAGGTTTGCTGTTTGCAAACTATATGCTGCGAAATTATGGTTTTCATACCTTATATCTAGGTCAAAACATCCCTGTTCGTGATGTAGAAGTTATAGCAGCCTCTTTCAATCCGTCCTTAATATTTGTGAGTTTTACTTCATCTAATAATGCCAAAACGCTTCGCAAAAATATTGAGGCACTCGAAAATTTCAAGGCAAATGTTCCTTTGCTACTTTCAGGGCGCATGATTTCTGCCCAGTTAATGCAAATTCCAATTCAAGCCTCGGTGATAAATAATCTTCAGGATTTTTATCAAACCATTGAAAAGGTGTAG
- a CDS encoding ATP-binding cassette domain-containing protein, with the protein MFENVSFSYDEGNVLKNINLTIPKGKTLAMVGASGSGKSTLSYLIPRFYEISSGRLLMDGIEIKDIKLNSLRQLIAYVSQETVLYNDTIRNNILFGLQNKSDEEIVHASTLAHANDFIIELPEGYDTIIGDAGSKLSGGQRQRIALARAILKDAPIIILDEATSALDTNSEKIIQNSIETIMKHKTCLVIAHRLSTVQHANEIVVLDKGEIVERGTHAELLEKNGFYKRLCDLQEIV; encoded by the coding sequence GTGTTTGAGAATGTATCATTCAGCTATGATGAAGGGAACGTATTAAAGAATATAAACCTGACTATACCAAAGGGAAAGACACTGGCAATGGTTGGTGCAAGTGGTTCGGGCAAGAGCACATTATCATACCTTATACCTCGTTTTTACGAAATAAGTTCAGGCCGTTTATTAATGGATGGCATCGAAATAAAGGACATTAAACTAAATAGCCTACGCCAATTAATAGCTTATGTTTCGCAAGAGACGGTGCTGTATAACGATACCATTCGAAACAATATACTTTTTGGTTTGCAAAACAAATCGGATGAGGAGATCGTACATGCATCTACTCTGGCACATGCCAATGATTTTATAATCGAATTGCCCGAAGGATATGATACCATTATTGGTGATGCGGGTAGTAAATTGTCGGGTGGGCAGCGGCAACGAATTGCTTTGGCGCGAGCTATATTAAAAGATGCCCCAATAATTATTTTAGATGAAGCTACCTCGGCACTCGATACTAACAGCGAAAAGATTATTCAAAATTCGATTGAAACCATTATGAAACACAAAACCTGTTTGGTAATAGCGCATAGGCTGAGCACGGTTCAGCATGCCAATGAAATTGTTGTACTTGATAAAGGCGAAATTGTAGAGCGAGGTACACATGCCGAGCTTTTGGAAAAAAACGGATTTTACAAAAGGCTATGTGATTTGCAAGAAATAGTTTGA
- a CDS encoding T9SS type A sorting domain-containing protein — protein MRKILLAIVLFSFAVNHSFSQYNWGAVTAFGGSTSQTSQIRSATDGAGNTFVTGIYDGSYSFGQIPLTCVGINAGFVTLINNGMVIWAKSFSEQNAFCDVVDIKYHNGFIYFAGNFSFYLTLDGTTIYSAGGNDVFLAKMDMNGGLIWMKAYGSTGDEYASAMDLDATGNIYVAGSYYASTTFDTQTITSAGMLDIYTAKFDSNGLCGWLKSAGGTNVDGASGIVVKGSDIYTCGTFKGSNVSFGNGVTVTVSGSDFGIYLAKQDLNGIAQSASKVGQSPNLTIKNLSIDNNNRLYFGGLYVGSINLGGNLPGAGSTNVWAACYTNSYAKAWAKTGGNAQLADDIGGMTVTPNGNFAIVGNISAPMTFGPITVPFSGNNTDVYTVIFDVNGTAVASQTATGAGEHKGASVSSSGVNQLNYCGMLAGLTNFGTTSFTPSTSNNMFFISDLSLGVLDNEEITSSSKYIISPNPTADFVSITIPTTTEDTRVEIMDANGKMLAIHRLSKVNNVIDLKTFENGIYFLKVINSKSTEVKKIVKK, from the coding sequence ATGAGAAAAATTTTACTGGCAATAGTGCTATTTTCTTTTGCTGTTAATCACAGTTTTAGTCAATACAATTGGGGTGCAGTTACTGCATTCGGTGGGTCTACCTCGCAAACTTCGCAAATTCGTTCTGCAACAGATGGTGCCGGAAATACTTTTGTTACAGGAATTTACGATGGTTCATATAGTTTTGGCCAGATTCCGCTGACCTGTGTAGGCATTAATGCGGGCTTTGTTACCTTAATAAATAATGGAATGGTTATTTGGGCTAAGAGTTTTAGCGAACAAAACGCATTTTGCGATGTGGTTGATATTAAATACCATAATGGATTCATCTACTTTGCCGGCAATTTTTCATTTTACCTGACATTGGATGGAACCACAATTTACAGTGCAGGTGGCAATGATGTATTTTTGGCAAAAATGGACATGAATGGTGGTCTTATATGGATGAAAGCATATGGCTCCACAGGCGATGAGTATGCATCTGCTATGGATTTAGATGCAACTGGTAATATTTATGTTGCCGGCAGCTATTATGCCTCAACCACCTTTGATACCCAAACAATAACAAGTGCAGGAATGCTGGATATATATACCGCTAAGTTTGATTCAAACGGATTATGTGGCTGGCTTAAATCGGCTGGTGGTACCAATGTTGATGGTGCTTCGGGTATTGTAGTAAAAGGCAGTGATATTTATACATGTGGTACTTTTAAAGGAAGCAATGTTAGTTTTGGCAATGGAGTAACCGTAACAGTAAGTGGTTCCGATTTTGGAATTTATTTAGCCAAACAAGATTTAAACGGGATAGCTCAAAGCGCTAGCAAAGTGGGACAATCGCCCAACCTGACCATAAAGAATCTGTCAATAGATAATAATAACAGGTTGTATTTTGGAGGACTTTATGTTGGAAGCATCAACCTGGGAGGCAACCTTCCGGGTGCAGGAAGCACCAATGTATGGGCTGCTTGCTACACAAATAGCTATGCAAAAGCATGGGCAAAAACCGGAGGAAATGCTCAATTGGCTGATGATATTGGAGGGATGACCGTAACTCCAAATGGTAATTTTGCAATCGTAGGTAATATTTCGGCCCCAATGACTTTTGGCCCTATCACCGTTCCATTTAGTGGAAACAACACCGATGTTTATACCGTAATCTTTGATGTTAATGGCACAGCAGTTGCCTCTCAAACTGCTACAGGTGCCGGTGAACATAAGGGAGCAAGCGTTAGCAGCAGTGGTGTTAATCAGCTAAACTATTGCGGTATGCTTGCGGGGCTTACTAATTTTGGAACTACGTCTTTTACACCTTCAACTTCTAACAACATGTTTTTTATTTCTGATTTGTCGTTAGGGGTTTTAGATAATGAGGAAATAACTTCAAGTAGTAAATACATTATTTCACCAAACCCTACTGCTGATTTTGTTAGCATAACCATTCCCACAACAACAGAGGATACCCGTGTTGAGATTATGGATGCAAATGGCAAGATGCTTGCTATACACCGCCTCAGTAAGGTAAATAATGTAATAGACCTTAAAACTTTTGAGAACGGTATTTATTTTCTCAAAGTAATTAACAGCAAATCAACTGAGGTTAAAAAAATAGTAAAAAAATAA